Proteins co-encoded in one Prunus persica cultivar Lovell chromosome G6, Prunus_persica_NCBIv2, whole genome shotgun sequence genomic window:
- the LOC18773732 gene encoding histone deacetylase HDT1 encodes MEFWGVEVKAGEPVKYVPVDGKVVHLSQACLGETKKGADQGVISVKIDDKKFVLGTLSSDKFPQLFLDLVFEKEFELSHNLKSGSVHFCGYQTLIGEDEEGDSEFDSSDEDVPMEITQNGMPAPSKTNTVKPEASEKQKVKIEEPSNDDDDDSDDSSSEDGLGGFEDSSDEDDDSDEDDDATDEDDEETPTPKKASKKRPNESASKTPVPAKKAKQVTPQKTDGKKAAHTATPHPAKKGGKTPATGDKAKPQTPKSVGEHSCKPCSKSFNSDGALQSHNKAKHSAK; translated from the exons ATGGAATTTTGGG gTGTTGAAGTGAAGGCTGGAGAGCCAGTAAAATATGTGCCTGTTGATGGCAAAGTTGTGCACCTGTCACAG GCTTGTTTGGGCGAGACAAAGAAGGGAGCTGATCAAGGTGTCATCTCTGTGAAGATCGATGACAAGAAGTTTGTTTTGGGAACTCTTTCATCTGATAAATTCCCTCAATTGTTCCTTGACTTGGTTTTTGAGAAAGAGTTTGAGCTCTCGCACAACTTGAAAAGTGGAAGTGTCCACTTTTGTGGTTATCAGACTTTGATTGGAGA GGACGAGGAGGGTGATTCGG AATTTGATTCCTCAGATGAGGATGTCCCGATGGAAATCACACAGAATG GAATGCCAGCTCCTTCCAAGACTAACACTGTGAAACCTGAAGCTTCTGAAAAGCAAAAAGTTAAGATTGAGGAGCCAagtaatgatgatgatgatgattctgatgaTTCAAGTTCTGAGGATGGTTTGGGTGGTTTTGAAGATTCATCAGATGAG GATGATGATagtgatgaggatgatgatgctactgatgaggatgatgaggaGACACCTACTCCTAAGAAG GCTTCCAAGAAAAGACCCAATGAATCTGCTTCTAAAACTCCCGTCCCTGCTAAAAAAGCCAAGCAAGTAACTCCTCAGAAGActg ATGGAAAGAAGGCTGCGCACACTGCCACCCCACACCCTGCAAAGAAGGGTGGAAAGACTCCTGCTACAGGTGACAAGGCCAAGCCACAAACACCAAAGTCTGTTGGCGAGCACTCGTGCAAACCTTGCAGCAA GTCGTTTAATTCTGATGGTGCCCTTCAGTCACACAACAAGGCCAAGCACAGTGCCAAGTAG